AGCTTCTTTTAACTGATTCTGTGATCATTGATTGTTGGAATTACAGTATGTTTGTGTCTCGTGAACCGAGGAAGACAGCAGAGCATTGGGACATAAGATCATCCTCTAAGGTATTGCAGCAAGAAGTGAATCGTGGGGACAGTTGTCAGGATGAGTTTAGGGTGAATGCTCCTGTTAGGAGTGCCCCTGCGAGTCCGTTCAGTAGTCCGGCTCTTTTTAGCCCACACAGAAAGAGTACCAGTGAGATGTTTCCGCACTACATGGTTCCTACTGGTAAACAAGTTTGGTCTGCACCAGAGATGCCAACGTTTGATGTTCCAGGGCTTCCTCCCCCAGCATTCTATGATTGCAGCATATTAAGCCCCGATTGCACTCCGCTTCACAGTCCGCCAAATAGAAGTCCTCGTCGGAACTTTAGAAGCCAAAGTGGACCTCCTTCACCAATACATCAGGAGATGTCCCGTGAGTTCTCATCATCCCGACCTGAAAGTAATTGCCCTATGAGTGTCCATCCGTTGCCTCTTCCTCCAGGAGCAGCCATGGCTTCGTCATCAGCTTCCGTTCCCCAAGTTACAACTAAACCAGAGCCGTTGCCAATGAATTGTCAATGGCAAAAAGGCAAGCTTATCGGGCGTGGTACATTTGGAAGTGTTTATGTTGCCAGTAACAGGTATACAAGTtgtaaatgtgtatatatatttgctTCCGTAGCTCTTGTTATCTAAATGCTAATAGGGCTTCGTCTTTCTCACAGAGAAACGGGAGCTTTATGTGCAATGAAGGAAGTTGAGATATTTCCTGATGACCCGAAATCTGCAGAGTGTATAAAGCAATTAGAACAGGTTTTTTCTGTACTCTAGAGAGAGAAAAGCATGGATTAAATGATTACCTAATGCTGCTTCTTTCTTTTACGACCTTCCTAACCATTTGATTTAATTGCAGGAGATTAAGGTTCTTAGCCAGCTTAAGCACCAAAATATAGTTCAGTATTATGGTAGTGAAATAGTAAGTAACATGCAAGTTGCACATTTAAGATTTCTCTCCTTACACCATTTATTATCTTATGGTCTTGTATTAAGGCTCTCAAACTATGCATATGCAGGTTGAAGACAAGTTCTACATATATCTAGAGTATGTTCATCCTGGTTCAATTAATAAATATGTTCGCGACCACTGCGGTGCCATTACAGAATCTGTTGTCCGCAATTTTACTCGCCATATTCTTTCCGGGTTGGCTTACCTCCACAGCACAAAGACAATCCACAGGTACAGTGGTTTGAGGATAGGAAAATGAACCTATTATAATAATCTGTTTCATGAGCTGGTAGCTTAATATGCTTTTTTACCTGTTCTATTTAGGGATATTAAAGGGGCTAATTTGCTTGTTGATGCATCTGGAGTTGTCAAGCTTGCCGACTTTGGGATGTCCAAACATGTGAGTTTCATATATTTCCCTTCTCTTCAGATTCATGCTCGTCATAGATAAGGCATGTAAATGTATAGCCGTCATTCCCCACTTGACCATAAATATTTTAATGCAcaaatgaaatttgttgcaatTCAATTCATCCTCGCAACAGCAATCCGTTCTTGGAAATTTTAGTGAGGCATTAATTTGACATTAGCACATATGAAGTTATAAGATAGATTAGTGGACCCATTTCTGTTGTTGTTGTTTTGTGATTCAGCTTGAATAATTTGGACCCGTTTTTGTTGCACAGCTTAGCGGACAAAGAGCTGATCTTTCTTTGAAGGGAAGTCCATACTGGATGGCTCCAGAGGTACCATCTCGCAAGTTATCAATTTTGCATATTGGTC
This is a stretch of genomic DNA from Gossypium arboreum isolate Shixiya-1 chromosome 11, ASM2569848v2, whole genome shotgun sequence. It encodes these proteins:
- the LOC108477204 gene encoding mitogen-activated protein kinase kinase kinase 5; translated protein: MRWLQNIPFYYSSSSSSSSTIAASSEASSGKHFQDNHNYHKRTHKQHHSYLGFRIAGSKLTKQKEVTRLSDRELLAAPLSPSNDTPLSSSAPTSRTTSSSLAVPLPLPLPVPEGDGEQRLPSPSEVGHGRGLEDKDREKADGTPSHSSMFVSREPRKTAEHWDIRSSSKVLQQEVNRGDSCQDEFRVNAPVRSAPASPFSSPALFSPHRKSTSEMFPHYMVPTGKQVWSAPEMPTFDVPGLPPPAFYDCSILSPDCTPLHSPPNRSPRRNFRSQSGPPSPIHQEMSREFSSSRPESNCPMSVHPLPLPPGAAMASSSASVPQVTTKPEPLPMNCQWQKGKLIGRGTFGSVYVASNRETGALCAMKEVEIFPDDPKSAECIKQLEQEIKVLSQLKHQNIVQYYGSEIVEDKFYIYLEYVHPGSINKYVRDHCGAITESVVRNFTRHILSGLAYLHSTKTIHRDIKGANLLVDASGVVKLADFGMSKHLSGQRADLSLKGSPYWMAPELMQAVMQKDNSSDLALAVDVWSLGCTIIEMFTGKAPWSEYEGAAAMFKVMKDTPPIPEALSPEGKDFLRRCFQRNPAERPSASMLLEHRFVKCSSHSGSSSSNGLKSTDMPLSPRERSEFKLDQLPVQQSLRSSKSITPDWEITQRSHYKSSDLRLASRNSPRSTLETLPSLSPPRSGQNTHHPSPSSSMNRSINQEPRKLHIFR